In Actinoplanes derwentensis, the following proteins share a genomic window:
- a CDS encoding putative bifunctional diguanylate cyclase/phosphodiesterase, producing the protein MDAARPRTAGSRHRRTVIVTTVPAVVTAVVLFWLSGELPVSFWTMALLAVLVDARPCLVPGRRASAVILPSISFTFAIALAWGAAPAIAVQLVAVAVAGARMRHSLRRTVHLALQHTAALLAAGTVAGLTSLRLDDSPGWWDAALICAAAVTWIVARHAVAGLVRGLTTDSRPPARRRRGHADLLATSALLLLGPVVLVAAGVSPALLPLALLALHAVHRMVRWAGESERAARFDALTGLPNRRTLQAAMAERAPDRRRALLLLDLDRFRAVNDALGHGAGDRLLTRVADRLTAVVPAHDMVVRLGGDEFAVLATRVEDPASARRIAEHLTEALSRPFPLDGTPVELSASIGIALQSGRRDGSTLLREAESAMYEAKQRGDQVAVHGPGVAENTPDRLTLVADLRDALRRDPPDDGIVLYYQPQIAIATGEVAGVEALLRWRHPRRGMVGPEELLRAAEPTPVMRLLTARVLEEVVGQLAIWRDGPWPLRAAVNVSARDLHAGDIADRVGELLERYDVPAELLQLEITESALMADPHRVLETTTRLNRMGVAISLDDFGTGYSSLQHLRRLPLTEVKIDRSFVLGMATDAGDAAIVRSVVGLAESLGLRAVAEGVEDEVTWRLLAATGCHAAQGWFHARPMPAADLADWLARYRPVRPGKRGEIDSVGTVNQSSDEGAGWPPSPAKR; encoded by the coding sequence ATGGATGCCGCTCGCCCTCGTACGGCCGGCTCACGCCACCGGCGCACGGTCATCGTCACCACTGTGCCCGCTGTTGTCACCGCCGTCGTCCTGTTCTGGTTGAGCGGCGAACTGCCGGTCTCCTTCTGGACGATGGCGCTGCTCGCGGTCCTGGTCGACGCCCGGCCCTGTCTGGTGCCCGGCCGCCGGGCCAGTGCGGTGATCCTGCCCTCGATCAGCTTCACCTTCGCGATCGCGCTGGCGTGGGGTGCCGCTCCGGCCATCGCGGTCCAACTGGTCGCGGTGGCCGTGGCGGGGGCCCGGATGCGGCACTCGCTGCGCCGTACCGTCCATCTCGCCCTCCAGCACACCGCGGCCCTGCTGGCCGCCGGGACCGTCGCGGGCCTGACGTCGTTGCGTCTGGACGACAGCCCCGGCTGGTGGGACGCCGCCCTGATCTGCGCCGCCGCGGTGACCTGGATCGTCGCCCGGCACGCGGTCGCCGGCCTGGTCCGCGGCCTCACCACCGACAGCCGTCCACCGGCCCGGCGCCGCCGGGGGCACGCCGACCTGCTGGCCACCTCGGCCCTGCTGCTGCTCGGCCCAGTGGTGCTGGTGGCCGCCGGAGTCAGCCCGGCCCTGCTGCCGCTGGCCCTGCTCGCGCTGCACGCCGTGCACCGGATGGTCCGCTGGGCCGGCGAGTCCGAGCGGGCCGCCCGGTTCGACGCGCTCACCGGCCTGCCCAACCGGCGGACTCTGCAGGCGGCGATGGCCGAGCGCGCCCCGGACCGGCGCCGGGCCCTGCTGCTGCTGGATCTGGACCGGTTCCGCGCGGTCAACGACGCCCTCGGCCACGGAGCCGGCGACCGGCTGCTGACCCGGGTCGCGGACCGGCTGACCGCGGTGGTGCCGGCCCACGACATGGTGGTCCGGCTCGGCGGCGACGAGTTCGCGGTGCTGGCCACCCGGGTCGAGGACCCGGCGTCGGCCCGGCGCATCGCCGAGCACCTGACCGAGGCGCTGAGCCGCCCGTTCCCGCTGGACGGCACCCCGGTCGAGTTGAGCGCCTCGATCGGGATAGCGCTCCAGTCCGGCCGCCGTGACGGCAGCACCCTGCTGCGTGAGGCCGAGTCGGCGATGTACGAGGCGAAACAGCGCGGCGACCAGGTGGCCGTGCACGGCCCGGGAGTCGCCGAGAACACCCCCGACCGGCTCACCCTCGTCGCCGACCTGCGGGACGCGCTGCGCCGCGACCCGCCCGACGACGGGATAGTCCTCTACTACCAGCCGCAGATCGCGATCGCGACCGGTGAGGTCGCCGGGGTGGAGGCGCTGCTGCGCTGGCGGCATCCACGGCGCGGCATGGTCGGCCCGGAGGAGTTGCTGCGGGCGGCCGAGCCGACCCCGGTCATGCGGCTGCTCACCGCCCGGGTGCTGGAGGAGGTGGTGGGGCAGCTGGCGATCTGGCGCGACGGCCCGTGGCCACTGCGGGCGGCGGTGAACGTGAGCGCCCGGGACCTGCACGCGGGCGACATCGCCGACCGTGTCGGTGAACTGCTGGAGCGGTACGACGTACCCGCCGAGCTGTTGCAGTTGGAGATCACCGAGAGTGCGCTGATGGCCGACCCGCACCGGGTCCTGGAGACCACCACGCGGCTGAACCGGATGGGGGTGGCGATCTCCCTCGACGACTTCGGCACCGGGTACTCGTCGTTGCAGCACCTGCGCCGGCTGCCGCTCACCGAAGTCAAGATCGACCGGTCGTTCGTGCTCGGGATGGCCACCGACGCCGGAGACGCCGCGATCGTACGATCGGTGGTCGGTCTCGCCGAATCCCTCGGCCTGCGGGCCGTCGCCGAGGGTGTGGAGGACGAGGTGACCTGGCGACTGCTGGCCGCCACCGGCTGCCACGCCGCGCAGGGCTGGTTCCACGCCCGCCCGATGCCGGCCGCGGATCTGGCCGACTGGCTGGCACGGTACCGCCCGGTCCGACCCGGGAAACGCGGCGAAATAGACTCTGTGGGCACAGTCAATCAGTCAAGTGATGAGGGGGCAGGATGGCCGCCATCTCCCGCGAAGAGGTAG
- a CDS encoding cysteine desulfurase family protein, producing MAYLDHAATTPMLPAALDAYVAAARELGNPSSLHAAGRGARRLVEESRERIAAVLGARPSEVVFTGGGTEADNLAVKGIFWSRRDDVRVRVVASAVEHHAVLDAVEWLGRHEGAEVTLQPVDGAGRVDPAAFAELVRAHGTEIAVVSVQWANNEVGTVQPVAELAAVAAAAGVPFHTDAVQAVGQVPVDFGASGASALTLTGHKVGGPVGVGALLLGRDVACTPLLHGGGQERDVRSGTLDTPGVVAFATAVEAAVRGREESTARVSALRDDLVARVRAAIPDAILNGDPVDRLPGNAHFSFPGCEGDALLLLLDARGIFCSTGSACSAGVAQPSHVLLAMGADDPRARSSLRFSLGHDSSVEDVDTLLAALPGAVERARRAGAWKTPR from the coding sequence ATGGCTTATCTCGATCATGCGGCGACCACGCCGATGCTGCCCGCCGCGCTCGACGCCTACGTCGCGGCGGCGCGTGAGCTTGGCAATCCGTCCTCGCTGCACGCGGCTGGCCGTGGGGCCCGGCGTCTGGTGGAGGAGTCGCGCGAGCGGATCGCCGCGGTGCTGGGGGCCCGGCCTTCGGAGGTCGTCTTCACCGGCGGCGGGACCGAAGCGGACAACCTTGCCGTAAAGGGCATCTTCTGGTCGCGACGTGATGACGTGCGGGTGCGGGTTGTGGCTTCCGCGGTGGAGCATCACGCTGTCCTGGACGCGGTGGAGTGGCTGGGGCGGCACGAAGGGGCCGAGGTCACACTGCAACCGGTGGACGGGGCCGGGCGGGTCGATCCGGCGGCGTTCGCGGAGCTGGTCCGGGCGCACGGCACGGAGATCGCCGTCGTCAGTGTGCAGTGGGCCAACAACGAGGTCGGCACGGTTCAGCCGGTCGCCGAGCTGGCGGCGGTCGCTGCCGCGGCGGGCGTTCCGTTCCACACCGACGCGGTGCAGGCCGTCGGGCAGGTTCCGGTGGATTTCGGGGCTTCGGGGGCTTCCGCGCTGACCCTGACGGGGCACAAGGTCGGCGGTCCGGTCGGGGTGGGAGCGCTGCTGCTGGGGCGAGATGTCGCTTGTACGCCGTTGTTGCACGGTGGCGGCCAGGAGCGGGATGTGCGTTCCGGCACTCTGGACACGCCGGGTGTGGTGGCGTTCGCGACAGCTGTGGAAGCGGCGGTGCGCGGCCGGGAGGAGAGCACGGCCCGAGTGTCGGCGCTGCGGGACGATCTGGTGGCGCGGGTGCGGGCGGCGATTCCGGACGCGATTCTCAACGGTGACCCGGTCGATCGGCTGCCGGGAAACGCGCATTTCTCTTTCCCGGGGTGTGAGGGGGACGCGTTGTTGCTGCTCCTGGACGCGCGGGGGATCTTCTGTTCGACCGGCTCGGCGTGTTCGGCGGGGGTGGCTCAGCCCAGCCACGTGCTGCTGGCGATGGGTGCCGACGATCCGCGGGCCCGGTCGTCGCTGCGGTTCAGCCTGGGGCACGACAGTTCCGTGGAGGACGTCGACACACTGCTGGCGGCGCTGCCGGGTGCGGTGGAGCGGGCCCGCCGGGCGGGAGCTTGGAAGACACCCAGATAG
- a CDS encoding electron transfer flavoprotein subunit alpha/FixB family protein, with the protein MAEVLVVVESGVKKVTLEMLTIARGLGSVSAVVFGDADTAKLGEFGAEKIYVASGEDVDGYLVAPKATVVAELVKQVQPAAVLLASTQEGKEIAGRLAIKLDNGLLTDAVAVDADGTATQVVFAGSTIVKSKVTKGLPIVTVRPNSVTPSASAVTPAVEQLTVAVSDQDKLTKVVERVAEAKGSRPELSEAGVVVSGGRGVGNADNFKLVEELADLLGGAVGASRAAVDSGYYPHQFQVGQTGKTVSPQLYVALGISGAIQHRAGMQTSKTIVAVNKDAEAPIFELADFGVVGDLFKVVPQAADEIRKRK; encoded by the coding sequence ATGGCTGAAGTACTGGTCGTCGTCGAGTCCGGCGTCAAGAAGGTCACCCTCGAGATGCTCACGATCGCCCGCGGGCTCGGGTCGGTCTCCGCGGTGGTCTTCGGCGACGCCGACACCGCCAAGCTCGGTGAGTTCGGTGCCGAGAAGATCTACGTCGCGTCCGGTGAGGACGTCGACGGCTACCTGGTCGCCCCCAAGGCCACCGTGGTCGCCGAGCTGGTCAAGCAGGTTCAGCCCGCGGCGGTGCTGCTCGCCTCCACCCAGGAGGGCAAGGAGATCGCCGGTCGTCTGGCGATCAAGCTGGACAACGGCCTGCTCACCGACGCGGTCGCGGTCGACGCCGACGGCACCGCCACCCAGGTGGTCTTCGCCGGCTCCACGATCGTCAAGTCCAAGGTCACCAAGGGTCTGCCGATCGTCACCGTCCGCCCCAACTCGGTCACCCCGTCGGCGTCGGCCGTCACTCCCGCGGTCGAGCAGCTGACCGTGGCGGTGTCCGACCAGGACAAACTGACCAAGGTCGTCGAGCGGGTCGCCGAGGCCAAGGGCTCACGCCCCGAGCTGTCCGAGGCCGGCGTCGTGGTCTCCGGCGGTCGCGGCGTCGGCAACGCCGACAACTTCAAACTGGTCGAAGAGCTGGCCGACCTGCTCGGCGGTGCCGTCGGCGCCTCCCGTGCGGCCGTCGACAGCGGCTACTACCCGCACCAGTTCCAGGTCGGCCAGACCGGCAAGACCGTGTCGCCGCAGCTCTACGTGGCCCTCGGCATCTCCGGCGCGATCCAGCACCGGGCCGGCATGCAGACCTCGAAGACGATCGTCGCCGTCAACAAGGACGCCGAAGCGCCCATCTTCGAACTCGCCGATTTCGGCGTGGTCGGCGACCTCTTCAAGGTGGTCCCGCAGGCCGCCGACGAGATCCGCAAGCGCAAGTAA
- a CDS encoding YidH family protein, translating into MAGALREWFDPSRAGITPDYRFSLANERTFLAWIRTGLALIAGGLACAQFLPPLPVAHLREIIAVLLLVLGALVALRAVDHWVRTERAMRLGVDLPRSRFPAVLAIAVAVGAVAIIGAVLIQLF; encoded by the coding sequence GTGGCCGGTGCATTGAGGGAGTGGTTCGACCCGTCGCGTGCCGGCATCACCCCGGATTACCGGTTCTCGCTGGCCAACGAGCGCACCTTCCTCGCCTGGATCCGCACCGGGCTGGCCCTGATCGCCGGCGGCCTGGCCTGCGCCCAGTTCCTGCCGCCGCTGCCGGTCGCGCACCTGCGGGAGATCATCGCGGTCCTGCTCCTGGTGCTCGGCGCACTGGTGGCGCTGCGCGCGGTGGACCACTGGGTGCGCACCGAACGGGCCATGCGTCTCGGCGTCGACCTGCCCCGCTCCCGGTTCCCGGCCGTTCTCGCCATCGCGGTGGCGGTCGGTGCCGTGGCGATCATCGGCGCGGTCCTGATCCAGCTCTTCTGA
- the mnmA gene encoding tRNA 2-thiouridine(34) synthase MnmA, translated as MRVLAAMSGGVDSAVAAARARDAGHDVTGVHLALARNPQTFRTGARGCCTLEDSRDARRAADVIGIPFYVWDMAEEFHESVVDDFVNEYAAGRTPNPCLRCNEKIKFTAVLDRAVALGFDAVVTGHHARLGADGLLRRSVDIPKDQSYVLAVLTRAQLDRSIFPLGDSTKERVRAEAAERGLAVADKPDSHDICFIADGDTRGFLESRLGAAPGDIVDGRTGDKLGTHNGAYGFTIGQRKGLDLRVPAADGRPRYVLSITPVNNTVTVGPREDLEVDVVRASRPIWHDFSDLSDVQVQLRAHGEVVEAAVSVDGDLVVARLTTPARGVAAGQAIVAYRPDPDGDIVLGSATITSGDRAQSHV; from the coding sequence ATGCGTGTTCTTGCAGCCATGTCGGGCGGTGTCGATTCCGCGGTCGCCGCCGCGCGCGCCCGTGATGCGGGCCACGATGTCACCGGCGTGCACTTGGCGCTGGCTCGAAACCCTCAGACCTTCCGGACCGGCGCGCGCGGTTGCTGCACCCTGGAGGATTCCCGGGACGCACGCCGTGCCGCCGATGTGATCGGCATCCCGTTCTACGTGTGGGACATGGCGGAGGAGTTCCACGAGAGTGTCGTGGACGACTTCGTGAACGAGTATGCGGCCGGCCGCACCCCCAACCCGTGCCTGCGCTGCAACGAGAAGATCAAGTTCACCGCGGTGCTGGATCGGGCGGTGGCTCTGGGTTTCGACGCTGTCGTCACCGGTCACCACGCGCGTCTCGGCGCCGACGGTCTGCTGCGCCGCAGCGTCGACATCCCGAAGGACCAGTCGTATGTGCTGGCGGTCCTGACCCGTGCGCAGCTCGACCGGTCGATTTTCCCGCTCGGCGACTCGACGAAGGAGCGGGTCCGGGCGGAGGCCGCCGAGCGAGGGCTGGCGGTCGCTGACAAGCCGGACTCGCACGACATCTGCTTCATCGCCGACGGCGACACCCGGGGTTTCCTGGAGAGCCGGCTCGGGGCGGCGCCCGGCGACATCGTGGACGGGCGGACCGGCGACAAACTAGGGACCCACAACGGGGCGTACGGGTTCACCATCGGCCAGCGCAAGGGTCTCGACCTGCGGGTTCCGGCCGCTGACGGGCGCCCGCGCTACGTGCTGTCGATCACGCCGGTGAACAACACGGTGACCGTCGGCCCGCGCGAGGACCTGGAAGTCGACGTGGTCCGCGCGTCCCGCCCGATCTGGCACGATTTCTCGGATCTGTCGGACGTGCAGGTTCAGCTCCGGGCGCACGGTGAGGTGGTCGAGGCCGCCGTGTCGGTCGACGGGGACTTGGTGGTCGCCCGGTTGACGACGCCTGCCCGGGGTGTCGCCGCCGGCCAGGCGATCGTGGCCTACCGGCCGGATCCGGACGGGGACATCGTGCTCGGCTCGGCGACGATCACCTCCGGGGACCGAGCCCAGTCGCATGTCTGA
- a CDS encoding DUF202 domain-containing protein has translation MTGPCDAHHRDPGACAQLVRDPGASPERTRLAWRRTGLSAAAVGLLIARPAFAPDAGPPEFLIAAAAMAGWAVMVALAFHRGRELRSRFPESSPGSIRAYALVIALMAFLGGWVVML, from the coding sequence ATGACCGGCCCTTGCGACGCTCATCACCGTGATCCGGGAGCCTGCGCCCAGCTGGTCCGGGATCCGGGCGCCTCGCCGGAGCGGACCCGGCTGGCCTGGCGCCGCACCGGCCTGTCCGCGGCGGCGGTGGGTCTGCTGATCGCGCGACCGGCCTTCGCGCCCGATGCCGGACCGCCGGAGTTTCTGATCGCGGCCGCAGCGATGGCCGGGTGGGCGGTGATGGTGGCGCTCGCCTTCCACCGCGGACGTGAGCTGAGGTCACGGTTCCCTGAGAGCTCACCGGGTTCGATTCGGGCCTATGCGCTGGTCATCGCACTCATGGCGTTCCTCGGCGGATGGGTTGTCATGCTCTGA
- a CDS encoding methionine synthase translates to MSDFPWAAGAATGIGSLPGVDVAEAQRIVLGELPALPHLPELPERGPGADIIGRSARFLVDLPVQIYVGRWQMAARPGKDMRLAADLLERDLDQLTEQADGYSGPLKIQAAGPWTLAASLDLPIGGRMLRDPGAVRDLTDSLAEGLRQHVENVRKRVPGATVLLQLDEPSLPTVLAGRVPTESGLSAYRAVDGPAAATGLRTVVEAVGAPVIVHCCAPDLPWQVVRDSRATAVAFDLSLLKDLDPLGEAIEAGLGIFAGAAPTRPPAGTRPESKQIAERVRTLWRRLGFPAARLPEQVVITPACGLAGAPRPYVRALLKACTEAGRRIAEV, encoded by the coding sequence ATGTCTGACTTTCCCTGGGCGGCCGGTGCCGCCACCGGGATCGGGTCGCTGCCCGGCGTCGACGTCGCCGAGGCGCAGCGGATCGTGCTGGGCGAGCTGCCCGCCCTGCCGCACCTGCCCGAGCTGCCGGAGCGCGGCCCGGGCGCGGACATCATCGGCCGGTCCGCCCGGTTCCTGGTGGATCTGCCGGTGCAGATCTACGTGGGGCGCTGGCAGATGGCCGCGCGGCCGGGCAAGGACATGCGGCTCGCCGCCGACCTGCTCGAACGTGACCTGGACCAGCTCACCGAGCAGGCCGACGGGTATTCCGGGCCACTCAAGATCCAGGCGGCCGGGCCGTGGACCCTGGCCGCGAGCCTGGACCTGCCGATCGGTGGCCGGATGCTGCGGGACCCGGGCGCGGTCCGGGACCTGACCGACTCGCTCGCCGAGGGCCTGCGCCAGCACGTGGAGAACGTGCGCAAGCGAGTGCCCGGCGCGACCGTGCTGCTGCAGTTGGACGAGCCGTCGCTGCCGACCGTGCTGGCCGGGCGGGTGCCGACGGAGAGTGGGCTGAGCGCGTACCGGGCGGTTGACGGCCCGGCCGCCGCCACCGGTCTGCGGACCGTGGTGGAAGCCGTCGGTGCTCCGGTGATCGTGCACTGCTGCGCGCCGGATCTGCCCTGGCAGGTGGTCCGGGACTCGCGGGCCACCGCCGTCGCCTTCGACCTGTCACTGCTCAAAGACCTGGACCCGCTGGGAGAGGCGATCGAGGCCGGGCTGGGGATCTTCGCCGGTGCCGCGCCGACCCGGCCACCGGCGGGCACCCGGCCGGAGTCGAAGCAGATCGCCGAGCGGGTGCGGACACTGTGGCGGCGCCTCGGGTTCCCGGCCGCCCGGCTGCCCGAGCAGGTGGTGATCACCCCGGCGTGCGGTCTGGCCGGTGCCCCTCGGCCGTACGTTCGCGCGCTGCTCAAGGCGTGTACCGAGGCAGGTCGCCGGATCGCCGAGGTCTGA
- the ligA gene encoding NAD-dependent DNA ligase LigA, which produces MSVGGTNVPVGFTDTEVPVPDNSTAASPAAAADDPAVRAAARHAELADEIREHQHRYYDQEAPTISDAEFDVLLRELETLETEFPELRTSESPTQLVGGNVTGDFPKVDHAERMMSLDNVFNLDELAEWTERAQRDAGGPVRFLCELKIDGLAINLTYEKGVLVRAATRGTGRTGDDVTPNVRTIRDIPERLTGDDVPDLVEVRGEIYFPAEAFAALNAMLVEQAKPTYMNPRNAASGSLRQKDPRVTESRGLGMVVHGLGARAGFSPASQADAYAALKAWGLPVSERWRLVDDLAGVIEFIDYYGKHRHDVEHDIDGVVVKVDDVAIQGRLGSTSRAPRWAIAFKYPPEEVTTKLLDIAVNTGRTGRVTPYAVLEPVTVAGSEVEFATLHNAHEVVRKGILIGDTVVLRKAGDVIPEILGPVLDLRPADARAFVMPTECPDCGTPLAPSKEGDKDIRCPNSRSCVGQRRERLTYIGQRNVLDVGVLGEKSARALIDSGVLFDEGDLFTLTADDLLRAPFFVKKDGTLGANAEKMLQSLEEAKNRPLARILRALSIRHVGPTAAEALAQEYLTMEAVEEIVARTAADPSVTSEMSGAEIEQGAPGAEVEQAADAEQVEPVADAVPVADAVEKPKRKAKVVDPLAEVDGVGAIIAESLREWFAVDWHQEIIRKWRAAGVRMADERVETGPRTLDGLTVVVTGTLAGFTRDKAAEEITSRGGKVSGSVSKKTGFVVVGDNPGSKFDKAMALKVPVLDEAGFTVLLGEGPEAARAVAVSATEE; this is translated from the coding sequence ATGTCGGTGGGTGGGACTAACGTGCCAGTTGGATTCACTGACACGGAGGTTCCGGTGCCCGACAATTCCACAGCCGCATCCCCTGCTGCCGCGGCCGACGACCCGGCCGTGCGCGCCGCGGCCCGGCACGCCGAGCTGGCTGACGAGATTCGCGAGCATCAGCACCGCTATTACGACCAAGAAGCGCCGACCATCTCGGACGCCGAGTTCGACGTGCTGCTGCGTGAGCTGGAGACGCTGGAGACCGAGTTCCCCGAGCTGCGGACCTCCGAGTCGCCGACCCAGCTGGTGGGCGGCAACGTCACCGGCGACTTCCCCAAGGTCGACCATGCCGAGCGCATGATGTCGCTGGACAACGTGTTCAACCTCGACGAGCTGGCGGAGTGGACCGAGCGGGCGCAGCGCGACGCGGGCGGTCCGGTGCGGTTCCTCTGCGAGCTGAAGATCGACGGACTGGCGATCAACCTGACGTACGAGAAGGGGGTCCTGGTCCGGGCCGCGACCCGTGGCACCGGGCGCACCGGTGACGACGTCACCCCCAACGTGCGGACCATCCGTGACATCCCGGAGCGGCTCACCGGTGACGACGTGCCCGACCTGGTCGAGGTGCGCGGGGAGATCTACTTCCCGGCCGAGGCGTTCGCCGCGCTCAACGCGATGCTGGTGGAGCAGGCCAAACCGACGTATATGAACCCGCGTAACGCCGCCTCCGGCAGCCTGCGGCAGAAGGATCCGCGGGTCACCGAGTCCCGCGGGCTGGGCATGGTGGTGCACGGGCTCGGTGCCCGGGCGGGGTTCAGCCCGGCCTCACAGGCCGACGCCTATGCGGCGCTGAAAGCGTGGGGTCTGCCGGTCAGCGAGCGCTGGAGACTGGTCGACGACCTGGCCGGGGTGATCGAGTTCATCGACTACTACGGGAAGCACCGGCACGACGTCGAGCACGACATCGACGGTGTGGTGGTGAAGGTCGACGACGTCGCCATCCAGGGGCGACTGGGGTCGACCAGCCGGGCCCCGCGCTGGGCGATCGCCTTCAAGTACCCGCCGGAGGAGGTCACCACCAAGCTGCTGGACATCGCGGTGAACACCGGGCGCACCGGCCGGGTCACGCCGTACGCGGTGCTGGAGCCGGTGACGGTGGCCGGGTCCGAGGTCGAGTTCGCCACCCTGCACAACGCGCACGAGGTGGTTCGCAAGGGCATCCTCATCGGTGACACGGTGGTCCTGCGCAAGGCCGGTGACGTGATCCCGGAGATCCTCGGGCCGGTGCTGGATCTGCGGCCGGCCGACGCGCGGGCGTTCGTGATGCCGACCGAGTGCCCCGACTGCGGCACCCCACTCGCTCCGTCGAAAGAGGGCGACAAGGACATCCGCTGCCCCAACTCGCGGTCCTGTGTGGGGCAGCGGCGGGAGCGGCTCACCTACATCGGCCAGCGCAACGTTCTCGACGTCGGCGTGCTGGGGGAGAAGTCGGCGCGGGCGCTGATCGACTCCGGGGTGCTGTTCGACGAGGGTGACCTGTTCACGCTCACCGCCGATGACCTGCTGCGGGCCCCGTTCTTCGTGAAGAAGGACGGCACGCTCGGGGCCAACGCGGAGAAGATGCTGCAGAGCCTGGAGGAGGCGAAGAACCGGCCGCTGGCCCGGATTCTGCGGGCGTTGTCGATCCGGCACGTCGGGCCGACGGCGGCGGAGGCGCTGGCGCAGGAATACCTGACGATGGAGGCGGTCGAGGAGATCGTCGCCCGGACGGCGGCCGATCCATCGGTTACTTCGGAGATGTCGGGCGCGGAGATCGAGCAGGGTGCGCCGGGCGCGGAAGTCGAGCAGGCCGCAGACGCCGAGCAGGTTGAGCCGGTAGCAGACGCCGTGCCGGTCGCGGACGCTGTGGAGAAGCCGAAACGTAAGGCCAAGGTCGTCGATCCGCTCGCTGAGGTGGACGGGGTCGGGGCGATCATCGCGGAGAGCCTGCGCGAGTGGTTCGCCGTCGACTGGCACCAGGAGATCATCCGGAAATGGCGGGCGGCCGGGGTGCGGATGGCCGACGAGCGGGTGGAGACCGGCCCGCGCACGCTGGACGGCCTGACCGTGGTGGTGACCGGCACCCTGGCCGGGTTCACCCGGGACAAGGCGGCCGAGGAGATCACCTCCCGGGGCGGCAAGGTGAGCGGCTCGGTGTCGAAGAAGACCGGCTTCGTGGTGGTCGGTGACAACCCGGGCAGCAAGTTCGACAAGGCGATGGCGCTGAAGGTGCCGGTGCTCGACGAGGCCGGGTTCACCGTGCTGCTCGGCGAGGGCCCGGAAGCGGCTCGCGCGGTCGCGGTGAGCGCCACGGAAGAGTGA
- the gatC gene encoding Asp-tRNA(Asn)/Glu-tRNA(Gln) amidotransferase subunit GatC gives MAAISREEVAHLARLSRLAVTDEELDRFAGQLDVILQSVARVGEVAADDIPPTSHSVPLTNVYRDDVPTESLVQDAALSGAPDAYEGRFRVPRILDEED, from the coding sequence ATGGCCGCCATCTCCCGCGAAGAGGTAGCGCACCTGGCGCGCCTGTCGCGGCTCGCCGTGACCGACGAGGAGCTGGACCGGTTCGCGGGTCAGCTCGACGTGATCCTGCAGTCGGTCGCCCGGGTCGGCGAGGTGGCAGCGGACGACATTCCGCCGACCTCGCACTCGGTTCCGTTGACCAACGTCTACCGCGACGACGTCCCCACCGAGAGCCTGGTGCAGGACGCCGCGCTCTCCGGTGCGCCGGACGCGTACGAGGGCCGTTTCCGGGTGCCGCGCATCCTGGACGAGGAGGACTGA
- a CDS encoding electron transfer flavoprotein subunit beta/FixA family protein — translation MNIVVLVKQVPDSGAERSLSADYSVDRASASNVINEMDEYAIEEALKIKEAHGGEVTVLTVGPGGATDSIRKALSMGPDKAVHVQDDALHGSCAVATSKVLAAALRTLNADLIISGAESTDGRVQVVPHMLAELLGVAALTGARKLTVDGSQLTVERQTDEGYEIVTAATPAIVSVWDTINEPRYPSFKGIMAAKKKPVQSLALGDLGIDAGEVGFAGASSQVIEFTKRPVRNGGAKVIDEGNGGEQLVAYLATEKFV, via the coding sequence ATGAACATCGTCGTACTGGTCAAGCAGGTACCCGACTCCGGTGCCGAGCGCAGCCTGAGCGCTGACTACTCGGTCGACCGCGCGTCGGCGAGCAACGTCATCAACGAGATGGACGAGTACGCCATCGAGGAAGCGCTCAAGATCAAAGAGGCGCACGGCGGTGAGGTGACCGTCCTGACCGTCGGTCCCGGCGGCGCCACCGACTCGATCCGCAAGGCCCTCTCGATGGGTCCCGACAAGGCCGTCCACGTGCAGGACGACGCCCTGCACGGCTCCTGCGCGGTCGCCACCTCCAAGGTGCTGGCCGCCGCGCTGCGCACGCTGAACGCGGACCTGATCATCAGCGGCGCGGAGTCCACCGACGGCCGCGTCCAGGTCGTCCCGCACATGCTGGCCGAGCTGCTCGGCGTGGCCGCCCTCACCGGCGCCCGCAAGCTGACCGTCGACGGCTCGCAGCTGACCGTCGAGCGGCAGACCGACGAGGGCTACGAGATCGTCACCGCAGCCACCCCGGCGATCGTCAGCGTCTGGGACACCATCAACGAGCCGCGGTACCCGTCCTTCAAGGGCATCATGGCCGCCAAGAAGAAGCCGGTGCAGAGCCTCGCCCTCGGCGACCTCGGCATCGACGCCGGCGAGGTCGGTTTCGCCGGCGCCAGCAGCCAGGTGATCGAGTTCACCAAGCGCCCGGTCCGCAACGGCGGCGCCAAGGTCATCGACGAGGGCAACGGTGGCGAGCAGCTCGTCGCGTACCTCGCCACCGAGAAGTTCGTCTGA